From a single bacterium genomic region:
- a CDS encoding energy transducer TonB encodes MGFIGSLVIHSAFIFLSSFIILNREIKEERIIEVSLVNIPEAPRKEILFIQRKVKTKGPVIPSAKSEALPSRFKPKRIIPEEMPSKKGKVEEVLPWKPVRPNLDISNTYGEILTGTGTKEVVSGGEKKGEGGEGGKGEGKGGPYTLEITGEVARRAIFYQEGFKIPEWFEKKGVSLEGSFKFWVLADGSVDRATILYSFGYRELDSLAINSILRWRFASLKEGRYEEWGIARIKIRLK; translated from the coding sequence ATGGGATTTATAGGTTCTTTGGTTATTCATAGCGCCTTTATCTTCCTTTCATCCTTTATTATCCTGAATAGGGAGATAAAAGAGGAGAGGATAATAGAGGTATCCCTTGTTAATATTCCAGAAGCACCGAGAAAAGAAATCTTGTTCATTCAAAGAAAGGTAAAGACAAAAGGCCCTGTTATACCATCAGCAAAGAGCGAAGCCCTTCCTTCACGATTTAAGCCTAAAAGAATAATACCAGAGGAAATGCCAAGTAAAAAGGGGAAGGTAGAAGAAGTTTTACCCTGGAAACCTGTTAGACCAAATCTTGATATTTCCAATACCTATGGAGAGATACTTACAGGAACAGGAACAAAAGAGGTTGTTAGTGGTGGAGAAAAAAAGGGAGAAGGAGGAGAAGGTGGAAAGGGAGAAGGAAAGGGGGGACCATATACACTAGAGATTACAGGAGAGGTAGCAAGAAGGGCAATTTTTTATCAAGAGGGGTTTAAGATTCCAGAATGGTTTGAAAAAAAGGGCGTATCACTTGAGGGAAGTTTTAAATTTTGGGTATTGGCAGATGGAAGTGTTGATAGGGCTACAATCCTCTATTCATTCGGATATAGAGAGCTTGATAGCCTTGCTATAAATTCTATATTAAGATGGAGGTTTGCTTCCCTAAAGGAGGGTAGATATGAGGAATGGGGAATTGCAAGGATAAAGATTAGGTTGAAATAA